The Acidobacteriota bacterium genome has a segment encoding these proteins:
- the sppA gene encoding signal peptide peptidase SppA: MKKGKYILIIFLILGILALAAFLSYILTSFGRPSVHVPSKAYLDIDISGEIVEMAQDDLFTLLFSGRKPLALHDLRMHIRKAKSDPRIQAMVLRLNVLLCDWAKTDEIRRLILDFRTSGKKVYAYIEEAPDFDKEYYLATACDTIVLHPMGWLGINGLGGYIPFFGKTLEKIGVKAEFEHVEEYKTAINTFTESRFTPSHREMMESLFTDVFETYVSTVAEARGKTGEEMRALIDRAFFQGPKAMEAGLVDAVLFEDELRDNLKDGDQELSRIRFDDYAKARPAAAGLRSGRKVALIYAVGPILTGESMPQVMGGTTTSAWIRQARQDKSLVAIVVRVDSPGGSTTGSDVIHRELAQAAREKPVVVSMSDMAGSGGYWISLPAHKIIAHPQTWTGSIGVLAGKFSFGGLYEKIGVTGEKLTYGEKADIFTTFREFTPEERAVLKDEILWTYEQFLDRVAAARNMSRDEVDALGRGRVWTGRQAVESGLVDALGGLTEAVDQAKVLAGIAPDEAVRLVVWPKKRSFWDAFLGRRDPASEALLPRHIRQVLPVLKLMERTRSWAIMPGWVSAP; the protein is encoded by the coding sequence ATGAAAAAAGGCAAATATATCCTGATCATCTTCCTTATTTTGGGAATCCTGGCCCTGGCGGCGTTCTTGTCCTATATCCTGACATCCTTCGGCCGCCCCTCCGTCCATGTCCCCTCGAAAGCCTATCTGGACATCGACATTTCGGGTGAAATCGTCGAAATGGCTCAGGACGACCTTTTCACCCTGCTTTTTTCGGGCCGCAAGCCTCTCGCTCTCCACGATCTGAGAATGCACATCCGAAAAGCCAAATCGGACCCGCGGATCCAGGCCATGGTCCTCCGCCTGAACGTTCTTCTCTGCGACTGGGCCAAAACCGATGAAATCCGGCGTTTGATTCTCGATTTCCGGACATCGGGGAAAAAAGTTTACGCTTATATCGAAGAAGCGCCCGATTTCGACAAGGAATACTACCTCGCCACAGCCTGTGACACCATCGTTCTCCACCCCATGGGCTGGTTGGGCATCAACGGGCTCGGCGGCTATATTCCGTTTTTCGGCAAAACTCTGGAAAAAATCGGCGTCAAGGCCGAGTTCGAACACGTCGAAGAATACAAAACAGCCATCAACACCTTCACCGAAAGCCGCTTCACACCGTCCCATCGGGAAATGATGGAATCCCTCTTCACGGATGTCTTCGAAACCTATGTTTCGACCGTCGCCGAGGCGCGGGGGAAAACCGGAGAGGAAATGCGCGCCTTGATCGACCGGGCCTTTTTTCAGGGACCCAAGGCCATGGAGGCGGGACTCGTTGACGCCGTCCTTTTCGAGGACGAATTGCGGGACAACCTGAAGGACGGCGATCAGGAGCTCTCCCGGATCCGGTTCGATGATTACGCCAAGGCCCGGCCGGCGGCGGCCGGATTGAGATCGGGCCGGAAAGTGGCTCTGATTTATGCGGTCGGGCCGATTCTGACCGGAGAAAGCATGCCCCAAGTCATGGGCGGGACAACCACGTCCGCCTGGATCCGGCAGGCCCGGCAGGACAAATCCCTGGTCGCCATCGTGGTTCGCGTGGACAGCCCCGGCGGTTCCACAACCGGTTCCGACGTCATCCACCGTGAGCTGGCCCAGGCCGCCCGGGAGAAACCCGTGGTTGTTTCCATGTCCGACATGGCCGGATCGGGAGGCTACTGGATTTCACTTCCCGCTCACAAGATTATCGCCCACCCGCAGACATGGACGGGTTCCATCGGAGTCCTGGCCGGAAAATTCAGTTTCGGCGGCCTTTACGAAAAAATCGGAGTGACCGGGGAAAAACTGACCTACGGAGAAAAAGCGGATATTTTTACGACGTTCCGGGAATTCACGCCCGAGGAAAGAGCCGTTCTCAAGGACGAAATCCTCTGGACTTACGAACAGTTTCTGGATCGTGTCGCCGCAGCGCGAAACATGTCCCGGGACGAGGTCGACGCCCTCGGTCGAGGACGGGTCTGGACGGGCCGCCAAGCCGTTGAATCCGGCCTCGTGGACGCCTTGGGCGGTCTCACGGAAGCCGTGGATCAGGCCAAGGTCCTGGCCGGCATCGCCCCGGACGAAGCCGTCCGGCTTGTCGTCTGGCCGAAGAAAAGATCCTTCTGGGACGCCTTTCTGGGCCGACGAGACCCCGCTTCGGAGGCCTTGCTTCCCCGGCATATCCGACAGGTTCTGCCCGTTCTGAAACTCATGGAGCGGACGCGAAGCTGGGCGATCATGCCCGGATGGGTCTCCGCACCCTAG
- a CDS encoding RNA-binding protein — translation MSHKLYVGNLNYRTTEDKLKELFSQYGEVATVNILQGRGFGFVEMATSDAAGEAKNRLNGTEFDGRKLIVNEARPRTEGGPGGGRPDDRRGFRRF, via the coding sequence ATGTCACACAAGCTTTATGTTGGCAACCTGAACTACAGGACGACCGAAGACAAGCTGAAAGAGCTGTTTTCCCAGTACGGCGAGGTTGCCACGGTCAACATCCTCCAGGGCCGCGGCTTCGGATTTGTCGAAATGGCGACATCGGATGCGGCCGGGGAAGCCAAGAACAGGCTGAACGGAACGGAATTCGACGGCCGGAAACTCATCGTCAATGAGGCCCGTCCCCGAACCGAAGGGGGCCCGGGCGGCGGCCGACCCGACGACAGAAGAGGTTTCCGCAGGTTCTGA
- a CDS encoding RNA polymerase sigma factor, translated as MDRDDHKTGADEQLPRLVEKIREGDREAFMTVAGLFQQRIFVMAFSIVRNREDALDVVQETFLRMFRKIHMFRPGCNFQNWLLRIARNLAIDDYRKNRGKTRGLEADRSVEEFDPAGDDGAGVQRAADMRREFSRCIGRLANRQKMVFIMKHYEECPYHEISEAMNISIGTAKSLHHKAVRNLRKWLAPHLGMQT; from the coding sequence GTGGATAGGGACGATCATAAGACCGGGGCGGATGAACAGCTTCCCCGGCTTGTCGAAAAAATCCGCGAGGGAGACCGTGAGGCTTTCATGACCGTGGCCGGGCTTTTCCAGCAGAGAATTTTCGTCATGGCCTTTTCGATTGTCCGCAACAGGGAGGACGCGCTGGACGTTGTGCAGGAAACCTTTCTCCGGATGTTCCGGAAAATCCACATGTTTCGTCCGGGCTGCAATTTCCAGAATTGGCTTCTCCGGATCGCCCGAAACCTGGCCATCGACGATTACCGGAAAAACCGCGGGAAAACAAGGGGACTTGAGGCGGACCGAAGTGTCGAGGAGTTCGATCCGGCCGGGGATGACGGCGCCGGCGTTCAGAGGGCGGCGGATATGCGCCGGGAGTTCTCCCGATGCATCGGCCGTCTGGCGAACCGGCAAAAAATGGTTTTCATCATGAAGCACTACGAGGAATGTCCTTACCATGAAATATCGGAGGCCATGAATATCTCGATCGGAACGGCCAAATCCCTCCATCACAAGGCCGTCCGCAACTTGAGAAAATGGCTGGCTCCGCATCTGGGGATGCAAACATGA
- a CDS encoding tetratricopeptide repeat protein, translated as MRCRAAFLSIGCLWILLSGLPAEARQAETLFEDAKILMFDKNWGAALTKLEELLAGSPRSPLASQALFYKGRCLAELPGREGEALDTFKAYLSRKDRGGRLDEDAEIGIIDAAEKLYKRGEASRIREVESRLKNSNTVVRYYAAFTLSYMDDRKIAALSVPVLKEIIDRETNIELRDRAKIALLRVSPGDLKALESRRPEREVGRVLKIQVSEKGEMKIDINIPWALAQLALLAIPEKDKDLLMKKGYDIDRILSELADSRGGIVEIREEQILIKISIAK; from the coding sequence ATGAGATGTCGAGCCGCGTTTCTATCGATAGGCTGTCTGTGGATTCTGCTGTCCGGTCTTCCCGCCGAGGCCAGGCAAGCGGAGACGCTGTTCGAGGATGCCAAGATCCTCATGTTCGACAAAAACTGGGGTGCCGCCCTGACCAAGCTCGAAGAGCTTCTGGCCGGTTCTCCCCGGAGCCCGCTGGCTTCCCAGGCGCTGTTTTACAAAGGCCGATGCCTGGCGGAACTGCCGGGGCGCGAAGGGGAGGCTCTCGACACCTTCAAGGCTTATCTTTCCAGAAAAGACCGGGGCGGCCGGCTCGATGAAGATGCGGAAATCGGAATCATCGACGCGGCCGAGAAGCTCTACAAAAGAGGGGAAGCGTCCAGGATCCGGGAGGTTGAAAGCCGGCTGAAGAACTCCAACACGGTTGTTCGCTATTATGCCGCATTCACTCTGAGTTACATGGATGACCGAAAGATCGCCGCTCTGAGCGTCCCGGTTCTCAAGGAGATCATCGACCGCGAAACAAACATCGAACTTCGCGACAGGGCCAAAATCGCTCTCCTGCGGGTTTCTCCCGGCGATCTGAAAGCGTTGGAGAGCCGGCGGCCTGAGAGGGAGGTCGGACGGGTTTTAAAAATTCAGGTGAGCGAAAAGGGGGAGATGAAAATCGACATCAATATCCCCTGGGCTCTGGCCCAGCTGGCTCTCCTGGCCATCCCCGAGAAGGACAAGGATCTTCTGATGAAGAAAGGCTATGACATCGACCGGATTCTGTCCGAACTGGCCGATTCCCGGGGCGGCATTGTGGAAATCCGCGAGGAACAGATCCTCATCAAAATATCCATAGCCAAATGA
- a CDS encoding 3-isopropylmalate dehydratase, translating into MAKVVLKLEDDISTDIIYPGRFMATVLPSETPAFAFADHTEFNTRLAKGEIPPGSILAAGKNFGCGSSREQAASTLKGWDLVVVARNFARIFLQNAINLGLRTIVCPDIESEEGHDLEITEQAVLNRTTGKSFPVEPLPKSRQAIIDAGGLIPYTRTRVLGKSRKT; encoded by the coding sequence ATGGCTAAGGTTGTGCTGAAACTCGAAGACGATATTTCGACGGACATCATTTATCCCGGACGTTTCATGGCCACGGTTCTGCCGTCGGAAACGCCGGCTTTCGCTTTCGCCGATCACACGGAGTTTAACACCCGGCTGGCCAAGGGGGAGATTCCTCCGGGGAGCATCCTTGCGGCCGGGAAGAATTTCGGCTGTGGATCCTCGCGGGAACAGGCGGCTTCGACGCTCAAGGGCTGGGATCTGGTTGTCGTGGCCCGGAATTTCGCCCGCATTTTTCTTCAGAATGCGATCAACCTGGGCTTGAGAACGATCGTCTGTCCGGATATCGAATCCGAGGAAGGGCATGACCTGGAGATCACGGAGCAGGCCGTCTTGAATCGGACCACGGGAAAAAGTTTCCCCGTCGAGCCGCTTCCGAAATCGCGCCAGGCGATCATCGATGCCGGCGGATTGATTCCCTATACCCGAACCCGCGTCCTGGGAAAATCCAGGAAAACCTGA
- a CDS encoding 3-isopropylmalate dehydratase large subunit encodes MGMTMVEKILARAAGLPAVRAGDVVEPVASCAMSHENAALVINQFREIYSGTGIESNVWDPSKIAIILDHRVPAESSKTATNQKRVREFVAAVGIAKFHDVRGDEGGICHQILPENGYVVPGTVVVGTDSHTTSHGALGAFAFGIGATEMASVWALGTVLNVEVPETIKVEVRGRFPKYVLPKDLILHIIGLISAEGANFKVLEFHGPAIRAMSTSGRLVLCNMAVEAGATSGIVPPDEETVRYLREEAKVKGRLDLFGPDPDASYVRTLSVDVSRLEPQIARPHTVDNVVPVGEAAGVKIHQVVIGSCTNGRLDDLAVAAKILKGRKVARRTRMLVFPASWRIYRQAMEQGYIDTFIKAGAVVMNPGCGPCLGVHQGALGDGEVALSTTNRNFKGRMGNPRAEVYLCSPAVAAAGAAAGEIVDPRTGGKRHG; translated from the coding sequence ATGGGCATGACGATGGTGGAAAAAATTCTGGCCCGGGCGGCGGGGCTTCCCGCAGTGCGGGCCGGGGATGTGGTGGAGCCCGTTGCAAGCTGCGCCATGTCCCACGAAAATGCGGCGTTGGTCATCAACCAGTTCCGTGAAATCTACAGCGGGACGGGCATCGAATCCAATGTTTGGGACCCGTCGAAAATCGCGATCATCCTGGACCACCGCGTTCCGGCCGAGAGCTCGAAAACCGCGACCAATCAGAAAAGAGTCCGGGAATTCGTCGCCGCGGTTGGCATCGCCAAGTTCCATGATGTCCGGGGCGACGAAGGCGGAATCTGTCACCAGATTCTTCCCGAAAACGGCTATGTCGTGCCCGGGACCGTGGTCGTCGGCACGGACAGCCACACGACGAGCCACGGCGCCCTCGGCGCCTTCGCCTTCGGCATCGGAGCGACCGAAATGGCCTCGGTCTGGGCCCTGGGCACGGTTCTCAACGTCGAAGTCCCCGAGACCATCAAGGTCGAGGTCCGGGGCCGTTTCCCGAAATATGTCTTGCCCAAGGATCTTATTCTCCATATCATCGGACTCATTTCGGCGGAAGGGGCAAACTTCAAGGTTCTGGAGTTTCACGGCCCGGCGATCCGGGCCATGAGCACGTCCGGGCGCCTTGTCCTCTGCAATATGGCCGTCGAGGCCGGGGCGACATCGGGCATCGTTCCACCGGACGAGGAGACCGTCCGATATCTGAGGGAGGAGGCGAAAGTCAAGGGGAGGCTCGATTTGTTCGGCCCGGATCCCGACGCCTCCTATGTCCGAACCCTGAGTGTCGATGTGTCACGCCTGGAACCCCAGATCGCCCGTCCCCACACCGTGGACAATGTCGTTCCGGTGGGCGAGGCCGCCGGCGTGAAAATCCATCAGGTTGTCATCGGCTCCTGCACAAACGGCCGTCTGGATGATCTGGCTGTTGCCGCCAAAATCCTCAAGGGAAGGAAGGTGGCCCGGAGAACGCGGATGCTGGTTTTTCCGGCCTCATGGAGGATTTACCGCCAGGCTATGGAGCAGGGATATATCGACACCTTCATCAAGGCCGGCGCCGTCGTCATGAACCCCGGTTGCGGTCCCTGCCTGGGCGTCCACCAGGGCGCGTTGGGCGACGGCGAAGTCGCCCTGTCCACGACGAACCGCAATTTCAAAGGCCGGATGGGCAACCCGCGGGCTGAGGTCTATCTCTGCTCGCCGGCCGTCGCCGCGGCCGGCGCCGCGGCGGGCGAGATCGTCGATCCGAGGACGGGAGGTAAACGCCATGGCTAA
- a CDS encoding septum formation initiator family protein, with the protein MRSPSKKTNPAIRKRIVLLGIGFVILAIFVTVLFGKKGYMDILQARKRYAALEEERAAMERQRALLAWEIERLMTDPSAVEKAAREKLWMVRPDEIIVVFSRSAAPAPRERDSRESRKDE; encoded by the coding sequence GTGAGAAGCCCTTCAAAAAAAACCAATCCCGCAATCCGAAAGCGGATCGTTCTTCTCGGGATCGGTTTTGTCATTCTGGCCATATTCGTGACGGTTCTGTTCGGGAAAAAGGGATACATGGACATCCTTCAGGCGAGAAAAAGATATGCCGCCCTGGAGGAAGAGCGAGCGGCCATGGAGCGGCAGCGGGCCCTTCTGGCATGGGAAATCGAGAGATTGATGACCGATCCCTCCGCCGTTGAAAAAGCCGCCCGGGAAAAACTCTGGATGGTTCGTCCCGACGAAATCATCGTCGTTTTCAGCCGATCCGCCGCCCCCGCGCCGCGGGAACGCGATTCTCGGGAATCCCGCAAAGACGAATAA